The sequence TCACAGGCGTACGCCAAGGGACGACGTTGCTTCACAAAGGCCGGCCGCAGCCGGCCGACCGGTACCGGGCCGCGCGGGCGAACCGCTCGACTTCGAGGCCGCGTCCGACCGGGCGCACCCGGCAGCGACCTCGTCGGGCCGTTCACCCACCCCAGTAAGTGATACTCAGCTATCTGTTTGCGCAAGGAGCGTAGCACAACTGATACCTGACTATCGGAAGGGTGGGATGTGCTCCGCGTGCTCCGGCCGGAATGCGCCCGCTCCGCCGACAAGTGGGCGCCCGTGACCGGGGCGTCGGGCCCAGCTCCCGATGAGGGTCGAGGGGCGTAGGGCAATCTGGGCTACGCCCTGCGGGCGGGCGGGCTGCGCGGCCGGGCGGCGCGGCCGGTCGCGCGATGCGTCGCAGGGGCCTGGCCGGCGCCGAGGGGAATGAGGGTCATGGCCTGGCACGTATCTCCGGCAACTCCCGTTGCCCTGGCGGGGAGTGAAGCGACACGATCTGCTGGATCGACGCAAGAAGGTGCCTAAACCCGAACGATCACAACGCTTGTGTGTGCAGCGGTGAAACGGTTCACCCACCATTCATGGATCCAGGACAACCATTCCGTCGCTTCGTTGGTCCGAGCCCACTGGTGATTTCCGGCCACGGGTCACGCGTGGGCGGCCCGCCCGCCCCCACCCTTCGCCCGCCTCAACGCATCACCCGGTCAAGGAACTTGGGGCCGGGGAAGTCATCGCTCTCATGGGAGCGGGCGGGGCTGGTCAGTTCGATGGCGCCGGTGCATGCCACGCGGTTCGTCACCTTTGCGCACGCCACGGCCTGCCGCAGGTCCGAGGTGGCCAGCATGGGGCTGACGGCAAGGCCCTCGCGGCCGTGGGTGTGGGAGGTGAGCCGCGCGTCACGGCCGACCCAGATCGACACCTTCTGCGCGCCGCCGGAGCGTGGCTGCACCTCTGACCAGACGGTTCCGCACGACGGGCTGAACCGGAGGCGCACGGTGTAGGTGGTGTCCACGATGGTGCTCTCCGCGCGCGCGTCGCGATTGCAGCCGGGGCGCCACGGATACCGCCCCTGGCATCTGTGGCCGTGGCAGGTGTGGGAGGTGTGGGAGGCGTGGGAGGCGTCCCCGTCCGTCCGTGCGGCCCGTGCGGGGATCTCCACGATCGCCGCCGCCGCTCCCATGGTCGCCACCAGCGCCGTCAGCGCCACCAGCGCCCCGGCGGTCCGCAGCACCCCGGCGCTGCGCAGGAACTTCCGGTACCAACCGGTCCGTTCCGCCGCGAGGGGAGCCGTGGGCGCCGCGGACGGAGTGGCCAGGGGCGCCGTCCGGGCCCGGTACGCGGCGTCGTACACGGCGAGCAGTTGTTCCCGGTCCGCGCCTGCCACCTGGCCGATTGCCTCGACCGCACTGCGCGGCGGCAGCTTCTCGCCGTTGAGATAGCGGTGCCAGGCGGACTTGCTGTACGGGGTTTTCCTGGCCAGCCCGTCCAGGCTCAGCCCGGTCTGTTCCTTGAGGGCGCGCAACTCTTTCGCCAAGCGTTGCGCGTCAGTATCGAGCGTGTCGGGCAGCGGTCGCCAGCGGGACACCTTGTGCGCCTCCCCTCACCACCTGCCTCCGAGCCGGGAGGGTCGCGTCAAGCGGTTCCGGCCGGGGATCCGGGGGTCTGTTTCCTCCCGGATGGCGGAATGTGTACCCACTCGTGGTGGCCGATGACACCCCGCGCGCACCGAACGGGATATGTCAGCTGAGCGCTTTGTCATACAGACGGAACCGGCGGCCGCCCGCCGGGCCTTCGACGAACCCCAGGCACAGCCGTGGTGTGCCACCGTCCCGCAGTACGGCCAGGCCCTCCGGCTCGCGGGGCGACAGTCCCGGAGCCGTCCGCTCCAGCTGCTCCCACACCACACGTCCGGTCCGCAGGTCGATGCGGTAGAGCCGGGTGTTGCCGCCGGAGGACGCCGGATTCCCCGTTCCGTACGCGCTGCCCAGGAGCTGGTAGGCGTAGTTGCCGTAGACGGCCATGCCCTGGAAGGGCAGTCCGAGACCGGCGCCCGGCTGGGCGAAGTCGGTCAGCGGGAGGATCCAGCCGGCCCGGAACCGGTCCAGGTCGTACAGGGCGAACCTCGGTATGCCGTTCCTCTTGTACCGCAGCAGGAGTTGCCGGTGCGTCACATCGAGGGCAGGGGCGTTGCTGGTGGAGCCGG is a genomic window of Streptomyces sp. Edi2 containing:
- a CDS encoding helix-turn-helix domain-containing protein yields the protein MSRWRPLPDTLDTDAQRLAKELRALKEQTGLSLDGLARKTPYSKSAWHRYLNGEKLPPRSAVEAIGQVAGADREQLLAVYDAAYRARTAPLATPSAAPTAPLAAERTGWYRKFLRSAGVLRTAGALVALTALVATMGAAAAIVEIPARAARTDGDASHASHTSHTCHGHRCQGRYPWRPGCNRDARAESTIVDTTYTVRLRFSPSCGTVWSEVQPRSGGAQKVSIWVGRDARLTSHTHGREGLAVSPMLATSDLRQAVACAKVTNRVACTGAIELTSPARSHESDDFPGPKFLDRVMR